One window of Cydia pomonella isolate Wapato2018A chromosome 5, ilCydPomo1, whole genome shotgun sequence genomic DNA carries:
- the LOC133518397 gene encoding uncharacterized protein LOC133518397, with amino-acid sequence MSPLARSLLALAALLAAADAMTNPFCDSLSRREQTDDYETFVITGTGDSVTEIPDKCTRPGRKLVGDYLSVCNAYHRPKLATPMGIAHPLGAVYITCPKTVDGCSRLQLHVTQYCKMVTGPTPLLLG; translated from the exons atgtCGCCGCTCGCCCGCTCGCTGCTCGCGCTCGCCGCGCTGCTCGCCGCCGCCGACGCTATGACGAACCCTTTTTGCGACAGCCTGAGCAGAa GGGAACAAACAGATGATTATGAAACTTTTGTGATAACTGGCACTGGTGATTCGGTCACTGAAATTCCTGAT AAATGTACCAGACCAGGAAGGAAGTTAGTCGGCGATTATCTCAGCGTGTGTAACGCCTACCACAGACCTAAACTGGCGACACCTATGGGCATAGCCCATCCTTTAGGGGCTGTGTACATCACCTGCCCTAAGACTGTCGATGGCTGCTCGCGGCTCCAACTGCATGTGACGCAGTACTGCAAGATGGTGACGGGGCCAACGCCTCTGCTCTTGGGTTAA